From the Candidatus Methylomirabilota bacterium genome, one window contains:
- a CDS encoding acyl-CoA dehydrogenase family protein yields the protein MDFALTESQELIRKEVGALARTFSLDYWLDKDDRAEYPSDFVKAFADNGWLGIMVPEAYGGAGLGVTEAALMLHEICASGAGTSGASPVHFYVFPPTPLIKYGTEAMKRKYLPQIVSGEIVMAFGVTEPNAGTDTSRIQTRAEKKGDRWVVNGRKVWTTNAQHATKILLLARTADRDPAKPLKGMTLFFADFDRTAITVREIHKLGRAAVDSNEIFIDNLEIPDEDVVGTPGEGFYHLIDSLNPERIVVGIEAVGIGRAALERAVQYAKERVVFDRPIGKNQAIAHPLAHAMAQLDAAEMMCLKAAWLFDNGKPCGREANSAKMLAAEAGFNACDAALQTFGGFGYAKEFYVERLWREIRLYKIAPVSQQMALNYLAEHVLGLPRSY from the coding sequence ATGGATTTCGCGCTGACCGAGTCGCAGGAGCTGATCCGCAAGGAAGTGGGGGCGCTGGCCCGCACCTTCTCGCTCGACTACTGGCTCGACAAGGACGATCGGGCCGAGTACCCGAGCGACTTCGTGAAGGCCTTCGCGGACAACGGCTGGCTCGGCATCATGGTGCCCGAGGCCTACGGCGGCGCCGGGCTCGGGGTCACCGAGGCCGCGCTGATGCTCCACGAGATCTGTGCGTCGGGAGCCGGCACCTCGGGCGCCTCGCCGGTGCACTTCTACGTGTTCCCGCCCACGCCGTTGATCAAGTACGGCACCGAGGCCATGAAGCGGAAGTACCTGCCGCAGATCGTGAGCGGCGAGATCGTCATGGCCTTCGGGGTGACCGAGCCGAACGCGGGCACCGATACCTCGCGCATCCAGACCCGGGCCGAGAAGAAGGGCGACCGCTGGGTCGTCAACGGGCGCAAGGTGTGGACCACCAACGCGCAGCACGCGACCAAGATCCTGCTCCTGGCCCGCACCGCCGACCGCGATCCCGCGAAGCCGCTCAAGGGCATGACGCTCTTCTTCGCCGACTTCGATCGCACCGCGATCACGGTGCGCGAGATCCACAAGCTGGGCCGGGCCGCGGTGGACTCCAACGAGATCTTCATCGACAACCTGGAGATCCCGGACGAGGACGTGGTCGGCACGCCGGGCGAGGGCTTCTACCACCTGATCGACTCGCTCAACCCGGAGCGCATCGTGGTCGGCATCGAGGCGGTGGGCATCGGCCGCGCCGCCCTCGAGCGCGCGGTGCAGTACGCCAAGGAGCGGGTGGTGTTCGATCGGCCCATCGGGAAGAATCAGGCGATCGCCCATCCGCTGGCCCACGCGATGGCCCAGCTCGACGCGGCCGAGATGATGTGCCTGAAGGCGGCGTGGCTCTTCGACAACGGCAAGCCATGCGGCCGCGAGGCCAACTCGGCCAAGATGCTCGCGGCCGAGGCGGGCTTCAACGCCTGCGACGCCGCGCTGCAGACCTTCGGCGGCTTCGGCTACGCCAAGGAGTTCTACGTGGAGCGGCTGTGGCGGGAGATCCGGCTCTACAAGATCGCGCCGGTCTCGCAGCAGATGGCGCTGAACTACCTGGCCGAGCACGTTCTCGGGCTGCCGCGCTCCTACTAG
- a CDS encoding metal-dependent transcriptional regulator: MDETTPAIQDYLGAIYDLAGTDKPVIGARLARHMHVSAPSITEALRRMQKDGYIRVGGHKEIRLTSKGLGIAETMARRHRLIERWLTDVLGLDWSRAHDEAHRLEHALSPVVEERLAETLGMPSTCPHGNPIPGMPAPEAHSPIPLGQAPAGHPFVVERITEEAEADRQLLRFLWESGIRPGSRIVVSEVAPYAGTVSILLEGRTITMGLSAANKIWVYDPQEPSERPKSARRRSAKPSA; the protein is encoded by the coding sequence ATGGACGAGACCACTCCCGCGATCCAGGATTATCTCGGCGCCATCTACGATCTCGCCGGCACCGACAAGCCGGTGATCGGCGCGCGGCTCGCGCGGCACATGCACGTCTCGGCGCCGTCCATCACCGAGGCGCTGCGCCGCATGCAGAAGGACGGCTACATCCGCGTGGGCGGTCACAAGGAGATCCGGCTCACCAGCAAGGGCCTCGGCATCGCGGAGACGATGGCGCGACGCCACCGGCTGATCGAGCGCTGGCTCACCGACGTCCTCGGCCTCGACTGGTCGCGCGCGCACGACGAGGCGCACCGGCTCGAGCACGCGCTGTCGCCGGTGGTCGAGGAGCGGCTCGCCGAGACGCTCGGCATGCCCAGCACCTGTCCGCACGGCAACCCGATCCCCGGCATGCCCGCGCCGGAAGCGCACAGCCCGATCCCGCTCGGCCAGGCCCCGGCCGGGCATCCCTTCGTGGTCGAGCGCATCACCGAGGAGGCCGAAGCGGACCGGCAGCTGCTGCGCTTCCTGTGGGAGAGCGGGATCCGCCCGGGCAGCCGCATCGTGGTCAGCGAGGTCGCGCCGTACGCCGGCACCGTGTCCATCCTGCTGGAAGGCCGCACCATCACCATGGGGCTCAGCGCCGCGAACAAGATCTGGGTGTACGACCCGCAGGAGCCGTCCGAGCGGCCCAAGAGCGCGCGCCGCCGCTCCGCGAAGCCGTCCGCCTGA
- a CDS encoding N-acyl homoserine lactonase family protein gives MGVKALYALQNGFLGFERAGLFYGDRSAERVAIPITCYLVRTDDATILFDTGISPRAVPGLLRQDSLCRFGDEDLLVHRLDSIGLEPADIDLVVLSHLHFDHAGGAALFDTSELIVQQDEYAYGQYPPAFFASYYYRKNFDLPGYRWRLLDGDTVLAPGVTALRSDGHTPGHQSLLVELPGTGPVILAGDSCYWQRSIDEEIPPGVVWDPTRAVHTIKRLKTLARLTGGRIFPSHDPAFWERAIKAPDAYR, from the coding sequence ATGGGGGTCAAGGCGCTCTACGCGCTGCAGAACGGCTTCCTGGGCTTCGAGCGCGCCGGTCTCTTCTACGGCGACCGCTCGGCGGAGCGCGTGGCGATCCCGATCACGTGCTATCTGGTCCGCACCGACGACGCGACGATTCTCTTCGATACCGGCATCTCGCCGCGGGCGGTGCCGGGGCTGCTCCGGCAAGACTCGCTCTGCCGATTCGGCGACGAGGACCTGCTGGTGCATCGCCTGGACTCGATCGGGCTCGAGCCGGCGGACATCGATCTGGTGGTGCTGAGCCATCTCCACTTCGACCACGCGGGCGGCGCCGCCCTGTTCGACACCTCGGAGCTGATCGTGCAGCAGGACGAGTACGCCTACGGGCAGTACCCGCCCGCGTTCTTCGCCTCGTACTACTACCGCAAGAACTTCGACCTGCCCGGCTATCGCTGGCGCCTGCTCGACGGCGACACCGTGCTCGCCCCGGGGGTGACCGCGCTGCGCAGCGACGGCCACACCCCGGGCCACCAGTCCCTGCTGGTCGAGCTGCCCGGCACCGGCCCGGTCATCCTGGCCGGCGATTCCTGCTACTGGCAGCGGTCCATCGACGAGGAGATCCCGCCCGGCGTCGTGTGGGACCCGACCCGGGCCGTGCACACCATCAAGCGGCTCAAGACGCTCGCGCGGCTGACCGGCGGGCGCATCTTCCCGAGCCACGACCCCGCGTTCTGGGAGCGGGCGATCAAGGCGCCGGACGCATATCGATAG
- a CDS encoding CaiB/BaiF CoA-transferase family protein — translation MGVLDGIKVLEMARVPPAEMPGMFLADMGADVLKIETPPDEPEDATARRRAAFAYVNRNKRSLALNMKAPEGQAIFRKLAAAADVIVEGFRPGVMKRLGGDYETLSAANPRLVYCSLSGFGHNGPYRDYPAHDGNYLSLAGVLNLIGEPDRKPIFPLNLVADYGGASMHGALGIMMALFARERTGRGQHVDVSYLDTSLALLAATPNMRFFWSDGMAPKRGEGFLGGSYPYYAVYETRDRKYLTIGCTEPWLWENFCKAINRPDFVKFARRPDQFVRAANAEEVACREEIEALIRTRTRDEWYDFLVKADVCVGKVYEPEEVVADPQVQARDMVVEMRHPVHGTVTQFGQPIKLSETPGTIRSVAPYSGEHTDQVLGELGLREADIRSLREKKIVA, via the coding sequence ATGGGAGTGCTGGACGGAATCAAGGTGCTGGAGATGGCGCGGGTGCCCCCCGCCGAGATGCCCGGCATGTTCCTCGCCGACATGGGCGCCGACGTGCTCAAGATCGAGACGCCGCCCGACGAGCCGGAGGACGCCACCGCCCGACGGCGCGCCGCGTTCGCGTACGTGAACCGCAACAAGCGCTCGCTCGCGCTGAACATGAAGGCGCCCGAGGGCCAGGCCATCTTCCGGAAGCTGGCCGCCGCCGCCGACGTGATCGTCGAGGGCTTCCGGCCCGGCGTCATGAAGCGCCTGGGCGGCGACTACGAGACGCTGTCGGCCGCGAACCCGCGCCTGGTCTACTGCTCGCTCTCCGGATTCGGCCACAACGGGCCCTACCGCGACTATCCGGCGCACGACGGCAACTACCTGTCGCTGGCCGGCGTGCTGAACCTCATCGGGGAGCCGGACCGCAAGCCGATCTTCCCGCTCAACCTGGTGGCCGACTACGGCGGGGCCAGCATGCACGGCGCGCTCGGCATCATGATGGCGCTGTTCGCCCGCGAGCGGACCGGCCGCGGCCAGCACGTGGACGTGTCCTACCTCGACACCTCGCTGGCCCTGCTCGCCGCCACGCCGAACATGCGCTTCTTCTGGAGCGACGGCATGGCCCCGAAGCGCGGCGAGGGTTTCCTGGGCGGCTCGTATCCGTACTACGCGGTCTACGAAACCCGGGACCGCAAGTACCTCACCATCGGCTGCACCGAGCCGTGGCTCTGGGAGAACTTCTGCAAGGCGATCAACCGGCCCGACTTCGTGAAGTTCGCGCGCCGGCCCGACCAGTTCGTGCGGGCGGCCAACGCGGAAGAGGTGGCCTGCCGGGAGGAGATCGAGGCTCTCATCCGGACCCGCACCCGCGACGAGTGGTACGACTTCCTGGTCAAGGCCGACGTGTGCGTGGGGAAGGTCTACGAGCCCGAGGAGGTCGTGGCCGATCCGCAGGTGCAGGCCCGCGACATGGTCGTGGAGATGCGCCACCCGGTGCACGGGACGGTGACGCAGTTCGGCCAGCCCATCAAGCTCTCGGAGACCCCGGGGACGATCCGCAGCGTCGCCCCCTACTCGGGCGAGCACACCGATCAGGTGCTGGGCGAGCTGGGCCTGCGCGAGGCGGACATCCGGAGCCTGCGCGAGAAGAAGATAGTCGCCTAG
- a CDS encoding ChbG/HpnK family deacetylase has product MSLTRRLFLRSGLAAAGGWLAAPAAPAIASPSPEDPYTSMSTHDGDGHQRLAIVNADDLGMSEEIDRGIFEAFDRGIVTSASLLVDGPHAVEAVRQVRRRADVSLGLHVAFDERGHWLVNMQEPRAVQGELDRQLEAFVRLTGGPPTHIDSHHHAHRLFNVAWQFLEAGARYHCPVRGFSEVFFVGRFWGQPEFGRTDVTKISTDYLLTILKSLGPGVSEISCHPGRMEARRDAQYNREREVELQSLCDAKVKAAIAAEGIRLISYREYGHLASTTARRMLASGCRPTASR; this is encoded by the coding sequence ATGAGCCTTACGAGACGACTCTTTCTGAGATCGGGACTCGCCGCCGCGGGCGGGTGGCTGGCCGCGCCGGCCGCTCCGGCCATCGCGTCGCCCAGCCCCGAGGACCCGTACACCTCGATGTCCACGCATGACGGCGACGGGCACCAGCGGCTCGCCATCGTCAACGCCGACGACCTCGGCATGTCCGAGGAGATCGACCGCGGCATCTTCGAGGCGTTCGACCGCGGCATCGTGACGAGCGCAAGCCTGCTCGTGGACGGCCCGCACGCGGTCGAGGCGGTGCGGCAGGTGCGGCGCCGGGCCGACGTGAGCCTGGGCCTCCACGTGGCGTTCGACGAGCGCGGGCACTGGCTCGTCAACATGCAGGAGCCGCGCGCGGTCCAGGGGGAGCTGGACCGGCAGCTCGAGGCATTCGTCCGGCTCACCGGTGGCCCGCCCACCCACATCGACTCGCACCACCACGCGCACCGGCTCTTCAACGTCGCGTGGCAGTTCCTGGAAGCGGGGGCGCGCTACCACTGCCCGGTGCGCGGATTCTCCGAGGTCTTCTTCGTGGGCCGCTTCTGGGGCCAGCCGGAGTTCGGCCGCACCGACGTGACCAAGATCAGCACGGACTACCTGCTGACGATCCTGAAGTCGCTGGGGCCGGGGGTCTCGGAGATCTCCTGCCATCCCGGGCGGATGGAGGCGCGGCGGGACGCGCAGTACAACCGCGAGCGCGAGGTCGAGCTACAGTCGCTCTGCGACGCCAAGGTCAAGGCGGCCATCGCGGCCGAGGGCATCCGGCTCATCAGCTACCGCGAGTACGGGCACCTCGCCTCGACCACGGCCCGGCGGATGCTCGCGAGCGGCTGCCGGCCCACCGCCTCCCGCTAG